One region of uncultured Sulfurimonas sp. genomic DNA includes:
- a CDS encoding type II toxin-antitoxin system prevent-host-death family antitoxin: MTLEKLTSHQLDKVAVMKNNKPEAVIVSVDEYERLQSKHYWNSLDEETYLTKAYESLTDTDSKAISIEELDKNLDQIISRYEA, encoded by the coding sequence ATGACTCTTGAAAAACTAACTTCACATCAGCTTGATAAAGTTGCTGTGATGAAAAACAATAAACCTGAAGCTGTGATTGTAAGTGTTGATGAATATGAACGCTTACAATCAAAACATTACTGGAATAGTTTAGATGAAGAAACATATTTGACAAAAGCTTATGAGTCTTTGACAGATACAGACTCAAAAGCAATATCAATCGAAGAACTTGACAAAAATCTTGATCAAATTATAAGTCGTTATGAAGCTTGA
- a CDS encoding multidrug efflux RND transporter permease subunit encodes MISSYFIKNPVLTSVISILIFLAGLLAIKNLPVELYPQVSPPQITVSTTYPGASAQTIAQTVVAPLEESLNGVTDMIYMESTTSDAGTASINVYFKVGTDPQTAKVNVNNKVQTILSTLPSSVQNQGLNVDEKSPSILKVYSLISPDNSKDTLFLSNYAKNNIVDELKRIDGVGGVSIFGEKEYAMRVWLDPSKLLNYNLTAAEVIAKIQDQNEQYAAGKFSEEPTASKQMFTYTLQTPNRFENVEQFSNIILKADETGRNVLLKDVSTVELGAASYSSKALYNGQNAIPFGIFLQSGANALDASEAIQAKIDELEKSFPAGVEYRVPYETVSFIEISIEEVINTFIEAMILVMLIIYLFLQNFRATLIPLLAVPISIVGAFAGMYAFGFTINLLTLFGLVLAIGIVVDDAIVVIENVEKHMSAGMSPKDATTKAMQEVSGALVAIVLVLCAVFVPVAFLGGLTGVMYQQFAVTIAISVIISGFVALTLTPALCALLLKPVHKEPIFIFRWFNKAFDSLTNAYGKIVKLVIKLSLVFMVIYAGVVFVTYWEFGKMSSELVPTEDQGNLMILSSNPAGSSLTRTQMLADEIYQTISKNPNVEQMMQIPGMDFATFTQRTNAMISFVDMKDWSERTEDNQQTPFLANQFTGQLMQTTSEGFSFAIVPGVIPGMSLTGGFDMYVQSRNSTDINTLNKYVNEIITKANENPKLSGVRTTLDINTPKYKMEVDYKKAFSKGVSTNDIFTALNATLSNKKVNDFTLNGKNYDVIIEALQEYREDPNGLDKVYVRGSNDELLPVSSFVTVTKTTGTDIINRMNMFQSAKISGSPSPGISSTDALNEIEKIANEILPSDYSIAWTGTAYQEKEVASDSTIAFISGIVFLYLILCALYGRWLLPISILFAVPFAVLGSIEATVLRGLSNDIYFQVGLLVLIGLSAKNAILIVEFALQKRKEGFAIIDAAVEAAKLRLRPIVMTSLAFTIGVVPLAISSGAGAASRHSIGTGVIGGMLGATFIAIVFIPMFYYVVETLTNSDKKLAKKKALEEK; translated from the coding sequence ATGATCTCTTCATATTTTATAAAAAATCCAGTATTAACCTCGGTAATTTCAATTTTAATTTTTCTTGCTGGATTATTGGCAATTAAAAATTTACCAGTTGAACTTTATCCCCAAGTATCTCCTCCTCAGATAACTGTATCTACAACTTATCCAGGGGCAAGTGCACAGACTATCGCTCAAACAGTTGTAGCACCTCTTGAAGAGAGTCTAAATGGTGTTACAGATATGATTTATATGGAATCAACCACATCAGATGCGGGGACAGCTTCTATTAATGTTTATTTTAAAGTGGGAACTGATCCACAAACAGCAAAAGTAAATGTAAATAATAAAGTACAAACAATACTTTCAACTCTTCCTTCAAGTGTACAAAATCAAGGGCTTAATGTAGATGAAAAATCACCAAGTATTTTAAAAGTATACTCACTGATTTCTCCTGATAATTCAAAAGATACACTTTTTTTATCAAACTATGCAAAAAACAATATTGTTGATGAACTTAAACGTATTGATGGTGTTGGTGGCGTAAGTATCTTTGGTGAAAAAGAGTATGCAATGAGGGTTTGGTTAGATCCTTCAAAACTACTAAACTACAATTTAACAGCAGCAGAAGTAATAGCAAAAATCCAAGACCAAAATGAACAATATGCAGCGGGTAAGTTTTCTGAGGAGCCAACAGCTAGCAAACAGATGTTTACATATACTTTGCAAACACCCAATAGATTTGAAAATGTTGAACAGTTCTCAAATATCATTTTAAAAGCGGATGAAACAGGTAGAAATGTTTTACTAAAAGATGTATCAACAGTTGAACTAGGAGCAGCATCTTATTCAAGTAAGGCTTTATACAACGGACAAAATGCCATTCCCTTTGGTATTTTCTTACAATCAGGTGCAAATGCACTTGATGCATCTGAAGCAATTCAAGCAAAAATTGATGAATTAGAAAAAAGTTTCCCTGCAGGTGTTGAATATAGGGTACCTTATGAAACAGTATCATTTATTGAGATATCAATAGAAGAAGTGATAAATACTTTTATTGAAGCTATGATTTTAGTAATGCTGATTATTTACCTTTTCTTACAAAACTTCAGAGCAACACTTATTCCTCTTTTAGCAGTTCCTATCTCAATTGTTGGGGCATTTGCAGGAATGTATGCTTTTGGATTCACTATAAATCTACTTACTTTGTTTGGATTGGTTTTAGCTATTGGTATTGTTGTTGATGATGCTATTGTGGTAATTGAAAATGTTGAAAAACATATGAGTGCTGGGATGAGTCCCAAAGATGCAACTACAAAGGCAATGCAAGAGGTTTCAGGAGCACTAGTTGCAATTGTATTAGTTTTATGTGCTGTATTTGTTCCTGTGGCATTTTTAGGTGGTCTTACAGGAGTGATGTATCAACAGTTTGCAGTAACTATTGCTATATCTGTTATTATCTCAGGATTTGTTGCTTTAACTTTAACACCAGCTCTTTGTGCACTTTTATTAAAACCAGTTCATAAAGAACCTATTTTTATTTTTAGATGGTTTAATAAAGCTTTTGATTCACTAACAAATGCTTATGGAAAAATAGTAAAACTAGTAATCAAACTATCTCTAGTATTTATGGTGATTTATGCTGGTGTTGTGTTTGTTACTTACTGGGAGTTTGGAAAAATGAGTAGTGAACTAGTACCAACTGAAGATCAAGGAAACTTAATGATACTTTCATCTAACCCTGCTGGTTCATCACTTACAAGAACCCAGATGCTTGCTGATGAAATTTATCAAACCATATCAAAAAATCCAAATGTAGAACAGATGATGCAAATTCCAGGTATGGACTTTGCAACTTTTACACAAAGAACAAATGCTATGATCTCTTTTGTTGATATGAAAGATTGGAGTGAGCGAACTGAAGATAATCAACAAACACCATTTTTAGCGAATCAATTCACTGGACAATTGATGCAAACAACAAGTGAAGGTTTTAGTTTTGCAATAGTTCCAGGTGTAATTCCAGGTATGTCTTTAACAGGTGGATTTGATATGTATGTTCAATCAAGAAATAGTACAGATATAAATACTTTAAATAAATATGTAAATGAAATAATTACAAAAGCAAATGAAAATCCAAAACTATCAGGAGTTAGAACAACACTAGATATAAACACTCCAAAATACAAAATGGAAGTTGATTATAAAAAAGCATTTTCTAAGGGTGTAAGTACAAATGATATTTTTACAGCACTCAATGCAACATTATCAAATAAAAAGGTAAATGATTTTACTTTAAATGGTAAAAACTATGATGTTATCATAGAAGCTTTACAAGAGTATAGAGAAGACCCAAATGGTTTAGATAAAGTATATGTAAGAGGTTCAAATGACGAGCTTTTACCAGTTTCATCTTTTGTAACTGTTACTAAAACAACTGGAACAGATATTATAAACAGAATGAATATGTTCCAATCAGCTAAAATATCAGGTTCACCCTCCCCTGGCATTAGCTCAACAGATGCCTTAAATGAAATAGAAAAGATTGCAAATGAAATCTTACCAAGTGATTACTCAATCGCATGGACAGGAACAGCTTACCAAGAAAAAGAAGTAGCTAGTGATAGTACTATTGCATTTATCTCTGGTATCGTTTTTCTTTATTTGATTCTTTGTGCATTATATGGAAGATGGCTATTACCTATTAGTATTTTATTTGCAGTTCCTTTTGCAGTTTTAGGCTCTATTGAAGCAACAGTTTTACGAGGACTGTCAAATGATATCTATTTCCAAGTTGGACTTTTAGTTCTTATTGGACTTAGTGCGAAAAATGCTATTTTGATTGTGGAGTTTGCTCTGCAAAAAAGAAAAGAGGGATTTGCGATTATAGATGCAGCAGTTGAAGCTGCAAAACTAAGACTTAGACCAATTGTTATGACTTCTTTAGCCTTTACTATTGGAGTTGTTCCTCTTGCTATCTCTTCAGGTGCAGGAGCTGCAAGCAGACATTCTATTGGTACTGGAGTTATTGGTGGTATGTTAGGCGCAACTTTTATTGCTATTGTGTTTATTCCAATGTTTTATTATGTGGTTGAAACTCTTACAAATAGTGATAAAAAATTAGCTAAGAAAAAAGCTTTAGAAGAAAAATAA
- a CDS encoding DUF2798 domain-containing protein, with translation MINKQALKKIFVMIGMMSTIGGVFTAIMTYVNIGFSDDFFTMWSKSLFFAVVFMMPLGGIIMFLSGKFIKSIFPNLKEIVQNILVGICIALVMEAIMAISTTINIIGYPSLDMFLSFWLKSYLAALPFALVFSPIMTILIKPKLDAFLAK, from the coding sequence ATGATCAATAAACAAGCACTAAAAAAGATTTTTGTCATGATAGGTATGATGAGTACCATTGGAGGAGTATTTACTGCAATTATGACCTATGTAAATATTGGATTTTCTGATGATTTTTTTACAATGTGGTCAAAGTCCTTATTTTTCGCAGTTGTATTTATGATGCCTCTTGGCGGGATTATCATGTTTTTATCAGGTAAATTTATTAAGTCTATTTTTCCAAATCTCAAAGAGATAGTACAAAATATTTTAGTAGGCATTTGTATAGCTTTAGTTATGGAAGCAATCATGGCAATAAGCACAACAATAAATATCATAGGCTATCCTAGTTTGGATATGTTTTTATCTTTTTGGCTTAAAAGTTATTTGGCAGCACTACCATTTGCTTTAGTATTTTCTCCAATTATGACAATACTTATAAAACCAAAACTAGATGCTTTTTTAGCAAAGTAA